The DNA region GCACCTTCATATATTCAGCGTAGCATCCGTGTGTGCCGAAGCCCGGAATCCAAAGGTGTTCGCATATGTTCGAAGCCCCCTCCTTGCAGTACCTACAAGTTCTGTTATCCCCCGTTGACGACGCCGGGGCCACCACTACGTCTCCCACTTCAACATTGCTAACCCCCTCCCCCACCTCGACCACCCTCCCCGCCACTTCATGTCCCGGGATAATGGGCAGTTTGCCGCCCGACCACTGCATATACGCGACCAAGGAGGGATCTCCCCTCCACAGGTGCCAGTCCGATCTACAGATGCCACACGCGAGTACTTGTAGTAAAACCTCCCCCTTGCCTACCTTCGGAACCTCTACGTCCTTAATTTCAAGCGGCTTGTTGAATTCAGTTAATAAAGCGGCTCTCATCCCCCGGAAAGTTTCGCCACGTCTGCGTAGGTCTTTAATACTGGGTGGCCTATCTGGGCGTGCCTGGACTCATCTGTCTGAATGCTGGCCACGGCGGTGCCAAATAAGAAGTCGCCTGCCTTATTTGCCATGGCCGCATAAGCCACGAATTGAAGGTTTGTAAACCCAGTTTCAAAGCCGAAGGTCAACATTAAGGCGTTTTCGACGGCGTCGGCCGCGGTGATAATGTCGTCGAAGAACTTGCGGGCGAAGTCCGAGACCCACCCGTCCACCCAGAACAGCTTGTGGGCATATGCGAATTTGGGATTTATGTTAATTTTGTCGTGAGATAGCAATATCTGCAGTTGTGCGTGCCTTGTCTCGTCCATAGATCCATATGTGGCTAAATTCCGCCACTCTCCAGCCTTGCCGAACCTCGCCATTCTGAGCTCGCCCACCACTGCGGTGTACTCAGGTATAGGAATTGCTGTTATGTGGAAACAAAAGGCGCCGCCGTGATATACCGGGTCTAGCTTTCTATCGAGCTCGGCGCGCGCCGCCGCGTCTCTTACAGAGAAGACCATTTGGTCCTTCTGCCTCTGGTTTTTGACGTACTCTCTATATAGTACCTTGTAAGGGGCGTCGTAGGTCTTCGCCCATACATCTATCGGCAAATAGGGCAGTCCGTGCATATCCACTGGGAATAACTCCTCCTCGGAGACGTATTTCGGAGTCCATTCTAACCTATTCGCCAAATCGTAGAATTCGTCTCTTGTGGGAAGTCTCGGCTCGTTTGGTACCGGTTTCATGAAACTCTTTAAAAAATCTCTTTTATAACTCTTTAGAAAAAACAAATAAAGAGGGCTTTAAATTGAAATTTATAACTATTAAATAAATATTAAAATGTAAAAATATGTTTAATGATGAATTTTATAGAGGAGCTGCTCCCTCAATTAATTATTGCTTTCGTAAATTATATTATTGAGTGCAATATTTAGGCGGAAATTTTATATAGGAGTCCTATTTTTTACTCCATGGCGGTGCCCGGGTACGATTTCGGCAAAGTGCCAGACGCGCCTATTAGTGACGCCGATTTTGAGTCGCTCAAAAAGACGGTTATGTGGGGCGAAGAGGATGAGAAATATAGGAAGATGGCGTGTGAAGCCCTGAAGGGACAGGTGGAGGACATACTTGACTTGTGGTATGGATGGGTGGGGTCTAATCAGCATTTGATTTACTACTTCGGCGATAAATCGGGAAGGCCCATTCCGCAGTATTTAGAGGCTGTTAGGAAGAGATTCGGCTTGTGGATAATAGATACGCTTTGTAAGCCCCTGGACAGACAATGGCTGAACTACATGTATGAAATCGGGCTGAGGCATCACAGAACTAAAAAGGGCAAGACCGATGGCGTAGATACAGTGGAGCACATCCCCCTGAGGTATATGATCGCCTTCATCGCCCCCATCGGTTTAACGATTAAACCGATTCTTGAGAAAAGCGGACATCCGCCAGAGGCAGTGGAGAGGATGTGGGCGGCGTGGGTTAAGCTAGTGGTATTGCAAGTTGCAATATGGTCTTATCCATACGCTAAAACGGGCGAGTGGTAAAAGCCGGCTGATAATCTAGACAATACGCCCGGAGCTCTAAAACACTGAGTTTTTTCCCCAAGAGTTTACAAAACCCCTCCTCGAAAAAGCGACAAGTTAGACACAGCTTCGCTTCTATGAGACCTCTTTTTTGAAGCTCAG from Pyrobaculum arsenaticum DSM 13514 includes:
- a CDS encoding protoglobin domain-containing protein; its protein translation is MAVPGYDFGKVPDAPISDADFESLKKTVMWGEEDEKYRKMACEALKGQVEDILDLWYGWVGSNQHLIYYFGDKSGRPIPQYLEAVRKRFGLWIIDTLCKPLDRQWLNYMYEIGLRHHRTKKGKTDGVDTVEHIPLRYMIAFIAPIGLTIKPILEKSGHPPEAVERMWAAWVKLVVLQVAIWSYPYAKTGEW
- a CDS encoding toluene hydroxylase → MKPVPNEPRLPTRDEFYDLANRLEWTPKYVSEEELFPVDMHGLPYLPIDVWAKTYDAPYKVLYREYVKNQRQKDQMVFSVRDAAARAELDRKLDPVYHGGAFCFHITAIPIPEYTAVVGELRMARFGKAGEWRNLATYGSMDETRHAQLQILLSHDKININPKFAYAHKLFWVDGWVSDFARKFFDDIITAADAVENALMLTFGFETGFTNLQFVAYAAMANKAGDFLFGTAVASIQTDESRHAQIGHPVLKTYADVAKLSGG